Part of the Streptococcus ilei genome is shown below.
TAGGCTGGTAAATCCCCGCGAATAGCCGATTGGATCGGTTGATCAATTCCGACTAAATTTTCTGGATAAAATTTGACTACATAGCCCAGAATCATAAATAACAAAAGGGCAAAAGAGCCCTTTAAGAAATGAGATTGTTTATTTTTCATAGATTTTAAGTAGGGGCTGTACGACGGTGTAAACCATCCAGAAGGTAACAGCCCAAATCAGTCCTTCTATTAGATTAAAGGGAACAACCATACTGAGAAGATACTTTTCAACTCCGACCATCTTCGCTATGTCAAAACCAACAAATTTAGCATAGAGGGGGATGGCATAATAATAATTAACTAGGAGCATGGAAATGGTTAAACCAACTGTCCCAACTAGACTAGCTATCACAAATCGCCTTGTGTTTTTTTTCTTATTCCAAATGACTGCAAATGCTAAGACAAAGACTAAAACACCAATGATATTAATCGGTAAGCCCACCAAGGTCTCAGCTCCTCGACCATTCAGAACTAACTTGAGAACAGATCGAATCAAAATCACCACAAATGAGCTCTTCAAATCTAACAAAACTAAGGCGAGTAAGATTGGAATCGTACTAAAGTCAACCTTTAAAAAATCAATCCCTATTGATAGTTGATAAAACATCAATAGAAAAGAAAGTGCAGATAAAACAGCCACTAGGGTCAGTTTACGAGTATTTGTCATCATAGGTTCCTCCAATTTTTACTAAAATTAGAAGAAGTTGGAAAGATTCCCTTTCCCATATTCTAATCGAATCGTTTTAAAGAAAACTTAAAAAGTTCCTCGGTACTTGACAAAAGAAGTCAGGATGCTATAAGAAAAAAGCTCGAAGACTGATTTCTTATAAAATCAAGAACATTTCCATCAAGTCAATCGTCAATAAGAACAGGTTTGTTCCTCTCTCGTCTTCTCCCATCCAGACTATACTGTCGGTTGTGGAATCGCACCACATCAGCTTACGCTCGCGGACTTCTTTAAGGAAGAGGAAATAGATATTTTTCTTTTAGACGAGGCGCCAAGCTGTAGACATAACTTATAGTTAGGCAAAGCTTGGCAACAAAGTATAAAAGGAAAAAAACATTTCCACTTTAAAGTCACCGCCGGTCGGGAATTACACCCTGCCCTGAAGACCCCTTTATCATAACAAAAAACACCTGCTATTGCAAGTGTTTTGTAATATCGAAAGTTACAACTTGATCCCTTTTGCAAAGAGCCTCTACTTCAACTTGTCTCCCTCATACTGATGGACCAGCTCTAATCCAGAAAATTCTTGTTGTCTGAGGGCTTCGTAGACAATCATGCAAACGGTATTGGAGACATTCAAGCTTCTGACATGCTCATCATTCATCGGAATCCGAATCGCCTTTTCAGCATGGAGCCGCATAAAATCCTCTGGTAGACCCTTGTCCTCACGACCAAAGATGAAATAATGTTCTGCATTATCATTGTAGGCTACTTCAGAATAGGTTCGATCAGCAAATTTTGAGACTAGGTGAACCTTTCCTCCAGCCGCAGCTTCCATAAATTCATCTAGGCTGTCATAGAAGCGAACATCCAACTTATCCCAATAATCTAGTCCAGCCCGTTTCATCTTTCGATCATCAATGGGAAAGGCCATAGGACGGATGATGTGGAGAGGGGCATTGGTGGCTGCACAAGTGCGAGCGATATTCCCTGTATTTTGAGGAATTTGAGGTTGATAGAGAACTACATGGTTTTTTGATTTGGTTTCTGTATAAGCTAATTCTTCAATATTCATCACAATCTCTTTTCCGACAAAAAAATAGCCACACTGCCCGGAGTCTAGCTCAGCAAACAGCGTGGTTACGACTTCATTAACTTAACTCACAACAGGTTTGAGGTAAATCAATGAGGTTACTGTATCAGTATACCACTTTCCTACCTCCTGTCAACTATTTCGACAAAAAAATTTCACTTTTTTACATTCTCTTTCATGTATTGAAGAGAATCTGGCTCTTTACGCCCTATTTCCACCATTAAGAGGTGATTTTTTTTTGAAAATAGAGTAAGATAGAATCATACTTTGGAGGAAATATTCATGAAAATTATTGTAGTTGGAGGCGGTAAAGTCGGAACAGCCCTCTGTCGTTCCCTCGTCGCAGAAAATCACGATGTCATCTTGATTGAACAAGATGAAGCCGTTGTTAATCATATTACCAAACGCTACGATATCATTGGTATTGTTGGAAATGGTGCCAACTTTAAAATTCTAGAACAAGCAGATGTGGCTGACTGCGACATTTTTGTCGCCCTGACAGAGCAGGACGAAGTCAATATGGTATCTGCCGTTTTGGCTAAGAAAATGGGAGCCAAAGAGACCGTTGTCCGCGTCCGGAATCCAGAATACTCAAATTCTTATTTCAAAGAAAAAAATATTCTTGGCTTCTCTCTAGTCGTCAATCCTGAGCTTCTAGCAGCTCGCTACATTGCTAACAGCATTGACTTTCCAAACGCCTTGTCTGTTGAGCACTTTGCTGGTGGACGAGTCGCTTTTATGGAATTTAAGATCAAAGAGGAAAGCCCACTCTGCCAGATGACCCTTTCTCAATTCAGAAAGAAATATGGAAACATTATTATCTGTGCCATCGAACGACAAGGTCAGTTAACGATTCCAGATGGGGACTTCACTTTACAAGCCTTTGATAAGATTTTTATGACGGGAAATCGAGTGGAAATTGTGAATTTCCACAATAGCATTCGTCCTCAGGTTGTTAAAAGTCTCCTCCTCATTGGTGCTGGTAAGATTTCCTACTATCTTCTGAATATTCTTAGTAATAATAAACGAAAAATCGACTTAAAAGTGATTGAAATCGATCAAAAACGGGCAGAATGGTTTAGTCAAGAATTCCCTGACCTCTATGTCATCCAAGGCGACGGGACATCAAAAGATATCCTAATGGAGGAACGCGCAGGTAACTTTGATGCCGTGGCAACCTTAACGGGCGTCGACGAAGAAAACATTATCTCTTCCATGTTCCTGAATAGTATTGGTGTACAAAAGAATATTACCAAGGTCAACCGGACCAGCTTACTTGAAATCATTGATCGCCAAGATTTTTCAAGTATTGTGACACCGAAAGGAATCGCAGTTG
Proteins encoded:
- a CDS encoding ECF transporter S component, which translates into the protein MTNTRKLTLVAVLSALSFLLMFYQLSIGIDFLKVDFSTIPILLALVLLDLKSSFVVILIRSVLKLVLNGRGAETLVGLPINIIGVLVFVLAFAVIWNKKKNTRRFVIASLVGTVGLTISMLLVNYYYAIPLYAKFVGFDIAKMVGVEKYLLSMVVPFNLIEGLIWAVTFWMVYTVVQPLLKIYEK
- a CDS encoding tRNA (cytidine(34)-2'-O)-methyltransferase — protein: MNIEELAYTETKSKNHVVLYQPQIPQNTGNIARTCAATNAPLHIIRPMAFPIDDRKMKRAGLDYWDKLDVRFYDSLDEFMEAAAGGKVHLVSKFADRTYSEVAYNDNAEHYFIFGREDKGLPEDFMRLHAEKAIRIPMNDEHVRSLNVSNTVCMIVYEALRQQEFSGLELVHQYEGDKLK
- the trkA gene encoding Trk system potassium transporter TrkA; its protein translation is MKIIVVGGGKVGTALCRSLVAENHDVILIEQDEAVVNHITKRYDIIGIVGNGANFKILEQADVADCDIFVALTEQDEVNMVSAVLAKKMGAKETVVRVRNPEYSNSYFKEKNILGFSLVVNPELLAARYIANSIDFPNALSVEHFAGGRVAFMEFKIKEESPLCQMTLSQFRKKYGNIIICAIERQGQLTIPDGDFTLQAFDKIFMTGNRVEIVNFHNSIRPQVVKSLLLIGAGKISYYLLNILSNNKRKIDLKVIEIDQKRAEWFSQEFPDLYVIQGDGTSKDILMEERAGNFDAVATLTGVDEENIISSMFLNSIGVQKNITKVNRTSLLEIIDRQDFSSIVTPKGIAVDTIMHFIRGRYNARYSNLEALHHVANGQIETLQFQIREENKMTGKPLAQLKLKKGVLIAAIIRNGKAIFPTGDDHLLIGDRIIVTTLISNITKIYDLLEG